A genomic segment from bacterium encodes:
- a CDS encoding VCBS repeat-containing protein has protein sequence MAIFVVLSGCDGGPNKPAIDNLAPDPITSLSAVQVSSAMVRLTWIATGDNGSKGRATSYDVRCSTVPIVDFATWDDALFCDGEPLPSQPGDSEHFVFTSLLPASKYFFCVRALDEVGNQSGLSNLDSAHLLPLFAEPLRTASSYGSENFKVADIDNDGDSDVVKFDYWEGIGILTNDGHGQLTPQPEIAFTRMMGDGDVGDLDGDDDLDIVTISSNLDSLFIFTQIAPGVLVIDTAWYLFDGPHGVAIADFNNDSRNDLALIGSSVGLQIYLNAGNGQFMLTDQDATGIAPYNIAQADLDGDGYIDLAVSNYYSSSISVYHNNSLGSFDEVQRPSAGQIPDGIVIANLNEDEFPDVAVTNRFTELVTVLYGSGYGWFGPYMDTCSATGMCRAISAADLDGDGDIDLALANETINGITLLLNAVWPRSFAAPLQLEEPHDCFDVEAVDMDGDGDIDLVAGWETISVYLNNSVISDSARRRSAGDIARVR, from the coding sequence GTGGCGATTTTTGTCGTCTTATCGGGATGCGATGGTGGCCCCAACAAACCGGCAATCGACAATCTGGCGCCGGATCCGATCACCAGTCTTTCAGCCGTGCAGGTCAGTTCTGCCATGGTCAGACTGACTTGGATAGCAACCGGCGACAACGGATCGAAAGGTAGAGCGACATCGTATGACGTTCGATGCTCGACCGTTCCGATCGTTGACTTTGCCACCTGGGATGACGCTCTATTCTGTGATGGTGAGCCGCTGCCAAGCCAGCCCGGCGACTCTGAACATTTTGTCTTCACTTCGCTCCTACCTGCAAGCAAGTACTTTTTCTGCGTACGAGCATTGGATGAGGTAGGAAATCAGTCAGGGCTGTCAAACCTTGATTCCGCGCATCTGTTGCCACTCTTTGCTGAACCGTTGCGAACCGCTAGCTCGTATGGGAGCGAGAATTTCAAAGTCGCTGATATAGATAATGACGGCGACAGCGATGTCGTCAAATTCGATTACTGGGAGGGAATCGGTATTCTGACCAATGACGGACATGGCCAGCTGACACCGCAACCGGAGATAGCGTTTACCAGGATGATGGGCGATGGCGATGTTGGTGATCTGGATGGTGATGACGACCTCGATATCGTAACCATCAGCTCTAATCTGGATTCTCTGTTCATTTTCACGCAGATAGCACCGGGTGTGCTGGTTATCGACACGGCATGGTACCTCTTTGATGGACCGCATGGTGTGGCCATCGCAGATTTCAATAACGACTCAAGAAATGATCTGGCGCTCATTGGCAGTTCAGTCGGCTTGCAGATATACCTGAACGCCGGGAATGGTCAGTTTATGTTGACAGATCAGGATGCAACGGGGATTGCCCCCTATAATATTGCTCAAGCGGATCTCGACGGCGACGGCTACATTGATCTGGCAGTCTCGAATTACTATTCATCCAGTATATCGGTCTATCACAATAACAGCCTGGGGAGCTTTGATGAGGTGCAGCGCCCGTCGGCCGGGCAGATTCCGGACGGGATTGTCATTGCCAACTTGAACGAAGATGAGTTCCCGGATGTGGCGGTTACCAACAGATTCACCGAATTGGTGACTGTGCTTTATGGTTCCGGGTACGGTTGGTTTGGTCCGTACATGGACACGTGCAGTGCGACCGGTATGTGTCGCGCCATATCTGCCGCCGATCTGGATGGCGATGGCGACATTGATCTGGCACTGGCAAATGAGACGATAAATGGTATTACTCTGTTGTTAAATGCGGTCTGGCCACGATCGTTTGCTGCTCCCTTGCAGCTTGAAGAGCCACATGATTGCTTTGATGTCGAGGCTGTCGATATGGATGGCGATGGTGACATTGATCTGGTGGCTGGCTGGGAGACTATCTCGGTTTACCTGAATAATTCCGTCATCAGTGACAGTGCCCGACGTCGATCAGCCGGCGATATCGCCAGAGTCAGGTGA
- a CDS encoding aminotransferase class V-fold PLP-dependent enzyme has product MDRLIYLDSGATTFPKPEEVYQAIDFTYRNYGVNPGRSGYDLCIAAGEVVENTRKLLTSFFNGTDPNRLTFAYNATDALNLALFGSLKSGDHAITTTLEHNSVLRPLYHLWRDHGVEVDHVPFDKDGFVSPDEIKKLFKKNTKVVAVNHGSNVIGTVQDVSTIGKLCRERDVTLIVDVSQTAGKIPIDMQAMNLDIIAFTGHKSLMGPMGIGGLYVREGVEVCHTRAGGTGVRSAIRSHLDEYPYRLEYGTPNLLGIAGLQAGVKWLQKEGLENIERTETRMLRLLRDGLKKIDGITLYCQDDLANHIGVLSFNVDGTEAAEVGTMLDVDYNIACRTGLHCAPMVHEQLGTDKIHGSVRFGIGPFTVESDIETAVSAVAEITQMRHAVAANGRRHS; this is encoded by the coding sequence ATGGATAGATTGATTTACCTCGACAGTGGTGCCACCACCTTTCCGAAACCTGAAGAGGTCTACCAGGCGATTGATTTCACCTATCGGAACTACGGGGTGAATCCCGGACGGTCCGGTTATGACCTCTGTATCGCTGCCGGAGAAGTAGTTGAAAATACGCGCAAGTTACTGACCAGCTTCTTTAACGGAACCGACCCGAATCGACTGACCTTCGCTTACAATGCGACCGACGCGCTCAATCTGGCTCTGTTCGGGTCTTTGAAATCGGGCGATCATGCCATCACCACCACCCTTGAACATAACTCGGTCCTCCGCCCCCTTTATCATCTCTGGCGGGATCATGGAGTCGAGGTTGACCATGTGCCGTTTGACAAAGACGGCTTTGTCTCCCCCGATGAGATCAAGAAGCTCTTCAAGAAAAATACCAAGGTCGTGGCCGTCAATCACGGATCGAATGTGATCGGAACGGTGCAGGATGTTTCTACAATCGGTAAACTCTGCCGCGAACGCGATGTCACTCTGATCGTTGATGTCTCCCAGACTGCAGGGAAGATCCCCATCGATATGCAGGCAATGAATCTCGACATCATCGCCTTCACTGGTCACAAATCGCTGATGGGGCCGATGGGGATCGGCGGCCTGTATGTGCGCGAGGGAGTTGAGGTTTGTCATACTCGCGCCGGCGGGACTGGCGTCCGGTCAGCTATCCGTTCGCATCTCGACGAATATCCGTACCGCCTCGAGTATGGTACGCCCAATCTCCTCGGCATCGCCGGTCTCCAGGCCGGCGTGAAATGGCTCCAAAAAGAGGGGCTGGAGAATATCGAACGGACCGAAACCAGGATGCTTCGATTACTCCGCGATGGCCTAAAGAAGATCGACGGAATCACACTGTATTGTCAGGACGATCTGGCCAACCATATCGGGGTGCTGTCGTTTAATGTCGATGGAACTGAGGCGGCCGAGGTCGGCACAATGCTGGACGTTGACTACAATATTGCCTGTCGAACCGGACTACATTGCGCGCCGATGGTTCATGAACAGCTCGGCACAGATAAAATTCACGGCTCGGTTCGTTTTGGGATCGGGCCATTTACTGTTGAATCGGATATTGAAACTGCGGTCAGTGCGGTAGCGGAGATCACACAGATGAGACACGCTGTCGCCGCCAACGGCCGCCGGCATTCATAG
- a CDS encoding (Fe-S)-binding protein: MTSGPDVNACKLDSPATSEQLNQIIASLEATLDGELVSQILTCVHCGLCADSCHYFLTNPENEAIPAYKAGLIADFYKSRHTVAGRFFPKLVGARPLDAGSVAAWVDSLYGRCSLCGRCTLNCTMGIGIHQIIRRGRTALASAGLVPSSLQSTVDTAINSGNNMGISKEEWLDTIAWLTEELQGETGDPTAELPLDKTDVDYLYSINPREAKFYPLSLLAAGKIFYAAGVSWTFASDNYDVTNYGLFSGDDEKSALIASRLQDTAIRLRAKTIILGECGHGFNANRWEGPEWRGKPHEIPEISILDILERMLAEKKITVDPGKHTKPVTLHDPCNLGRLGGVVDPQRVVLRQAVSNLVEMNPNREKNFCCGGGGGQLSMTRYAERRIKAGQMKADQIAATGAKVVVAPCHNCIDQLSELNKHYKLGVDIKTVTEMVADALVLNPPA; encoded by the coding sequence ATGACCAGCGGACCCGATGTCAACGCATGCAAACTGGACAGCCCGGCTACATCCGAGCAGCTAAACCAGATAATCGCTTCGCTGGAAGCAACGCTCGATGGAGAACTGGTTTCGCAGATCCTGACCTGTGTGCATTGCGGTCTCTGCGCCGATAGCTGTCATTATTTCCTGACCAATCCAGAGAACGAGGCAATTCCGGCGTACAAGGCCGGGTTGATAGCCGATTTCTATAAGAGCAGGCATACTGTCGCGGGGAGGTTCTTTCCGAAGCTGGTTGGCGCGCGACCACTCGATGCCGGCAGTGTTGCCGCATGGGTCGATTCGCTGTATGGTCGCTGTTCTCTGTGCGGGCGATGCACGCTCAATTGCACGATGGGAATCGGCATCCACCAGATCATTCGCCGCGGACGTACCGCGCTGGCATCGGCCGGTTTGGTTCCGAGTTCGCTCCAATCGACAGTCGACACCGCGATCAATAGCGGCAATAATATGGGGATCTCGAAAGAGGAATGGCTCGATACTATCGCCTGGTTGACCGAGGAATTACAGGGAGAGACAGGCGACCCCACCGCGGAGCTCCCATTGGATAAGACGGATGTCGACTACCTGTATTCGATCAATCCACGAGAAGCAAAATTCTATCCGCTTTCGTTACTGGCGGCCGGAAAGATCTTTTATGCTGCCGGAGTGAGCTGGACTTTTGCATCGGACAACTACGATGTCACCAATTATGGGCTGTTCAGTGGTGATGATGAAAAATCGGCGCTGATCGCTTCACGCCTCCAGGATACAGCAATACGACTCCGCGCCAAAACCATCATCCTCGGGGAGTGCGGCCACGGCTTTAATGCCAATCGATGGGAGGGACCGGAGTGGCGGGGGAAACCTCACGAGATTCCGGAGATCAGCATACTCGATATATTGGAACGCATGCTGGCAGAGAAAAAAATCACGGTCGATCCGGGCAAGCACACCAAGCCAGTGACACTCCATGATCCCTGCAATCTCGGGCGGCTCGGCGGCGTGGTAGATCCACAGCGCGTTGTTTTGAGACAGGCGGTTTCGAATCTGGTGGAGATGAATCCCAATCGGGAGAAGAATTTCTGCTGTGGCGGCGGCGGTGGGCAGTTGTCAATGACTCGCTACGCCGAAAGACGAATCAAGGCCGGACAAATGAAAGCAGACCAGATCGCGGCGACCGGCGCCAAGGTGGTCGTTGCGCCGTGCCACAACTGCATCGATCAGTTGTCAGAACTCAACAAGCATTACAAACTCGGTGTTGATATAAAAACCGTCACCGAGATGGTGGCCGACGCGCTGGTATTGAACCCGCCCGCCTGA
- a CDS encoding TusE/DsrC/DsvC family sulfur relay protein: protein MSNIEVQGKTLALNEEGFLSDPTAWDHEVAKVLAKVEEGLDELTPDHWKVIEFIRGHFLETNMAPMVRAVCKSSGLPLRRIYELFPSGPAKGACKLAGLPKPDGCV, encoded by the coding sequence ATGTCGAATATAGAAGTACAGGGGAAGACTCTGGCACTGAACGAAGAGGGCTTTCTTTCTGACCCGACTGCCTGGGACCACGAGGTCGCTAAAGTTCTGGCCAAAGTCGAAGAGGGACTTGATGAGCTGACTCCCGATCATTGGAAAGTGATCGAGTTTATTCGGGGGCATTTCCTGGAAACGAATATGGCACCCATGGTCCGTGCCGTCTGCAAATCATCGGGTCTTCCGCTGCGCCGTATCTATGAGTTGTTTCCCTCCGGCCCCGCCAAGGGAGCGTGCAAACTGGCCGGCCTTCCCAAACCGGATGGCTGTGTCTGA
- a CDS encoding peroxiredoxin yields the protein MSESTLAQRTDDVRVPLIGEKAPSFHAVTTQGEINFPADYKGKWVILFSHPADFTPVCTTEFMTFASMEPEFKKLNTELIGLSIDSHYSHIAWLRSIKEKIKYRGMENVEVKFPVIADLTMDVAKKFGMVQPGASNTQAVRAVFFIDPESIIRALIYYPLSNGRNFDEIMRLLVAMQTSDKHKVATPADWRPGDKVIIPPPGSCGVAKDRVDNAGDDYECLDWFFCMKSLPK from the coding sequence ATGAGTGAATCGACATTGGCACAGAGGACGGATGACGTTCGCGTCCCGCTGATCGGCGAAAAGGCCCCGTCCTTTCATGCCGTCACCACCCAGGGCGAGATCAATTTCCCGGCCGACTACAAAGGGAAATGGGTGATCCTGTTCTCACATCCGGCGGATTTCACGCCGGTTTGCACGACGGAGTTTATGACTTTCGCCTCCATGGAGCCGGAATTCAAGAAACTGAACACCGAATTGATCGGTCTGTCGATCGATTCCCACTACAGCCACATTGCCTGGCTTCGTTCGATCAAAGAGAAGATCAAGTATCGCGGGATGGAAAACGTTGAGGTCAAATTCCCTGTGATCGCTGACTTGACCATGGATGTTGCCAAGAAGTTCGGTATGGTTCAGCCGGGCGCCAGCAATACGCAGGCGGTTCGCGCGGTCTTTTTCATCGACCCTGAGTCAATTATCCGTGCCCTAATCTATTATCCGTTGTCGAACGGGCGGAATTTCGACGAGATCATGCGCTTGTTGGTCGCCATGCAGACCTCTGACAAGCATAAGGTAGCCACCCCGGCGGACTGGCGTCCGGGGGACAAAGTGATCATTCCGCCTCCGGGCTCCTGCGGCGTGGCGAAAGACCGTGTCGACAATGCCGGCGACGATTACGAGTGTCTCGACTGGTTCTTCTGCATGAAATCCCTTCCGAAGTAA
- a CDS encoding transcriptional repressor: protein METALKNGQEIAQRIDHFYDICDRHQVKVTRAREEVFRAVASSELHPDVETIYKGVQKRIPRVSLDTVYRAVRLLRDLHLLHTVDSSPDRIRFDANLGPHHHFVCIQCETVYDFQSREYRALRTPAAAQMIGRVQETRIELRGICHHCSEATGKATKKKN from the coding sequence TTGGAGACGGCACTGAAAAACGGGCAAGAAATAGCGCAGCGGATCGATCACTTCTACGATATCTGCGATCGGCATCAGGTCAAAGTGACGCGCGCTCGCGAAGAAGTCTTTCGCGCGGTCGCCTCAAGCGAACTTCATCCCGATGTAGAGACTATCTACAAGGGAGTACAGAAGCGTATTCCGCGAGTTTCACTCGATACGGTCTATCGGGCGGTCCGGCTCCTCCGGGATCTGCACCTGCTACATACCGTTGATTCATCACCAGATCGGATCCGTTTCGATGCCAATCTCGGTCCGCACCATCACTTTGTCTGCATCCAGTGCGAAACTGTCTACGATTTCCAAAGTCGTGAGTACAGAGCACTGCGAACTCCGGCTGCAGCGCAAATGATAGGAAGGGTGCAGGAGACGCGTATCGAATTGCGGGGGATCTGCCATCACTGCAGTGAGGCGACAGGCAAAGCAACAAAGAAGAAAAATTGA
- a CDS encoding NAD(P)H-binding protein produces the protein MQKKVAILGAAGAIGKGATPEILKQGLAVRVVGRSREKLTRAFAGQSVEIQTADLTTIEGCRSALAEVDTAIYAIGLPYTKKDFAQYPPMMHVCLEAARQVGLKKLILITNVYPYGLPQSEKVTEDHLRIPCSVKGEYRKQQEDIALASHGQNGLSVLSLRLPDFYGFDAENSLAWQVFSAAAKRKTANVFAPVETPHQFFYTPDIGAVITGLIDQPELFGVSYNVASDETISVHEFAQKVYAEFGMDKPKYMAVGKTMLTVLGLFSPLLRELKEMAYLQEQPVILDGSRLRNALPALRFTSYYDGIKATVAQLRADTR, from the coding sequence ATGCAGAAAAAAGTAGCCATCCTTGGTGCGGCGGGCGCGATCGGCAAGGGAGCGACCCCGGAAATTCTCAAACAAGGACTCGCTGTTCGCGTGGTCGGTCGAAGCCGGGAGAAGTTGACGCGCGCATTTGCGGGTCAGTCGGTTGAGATCCAGACCGCGGATCTGACGACGATAGAAGGATGTCGTTCCGCGCTTGCAGAAGTCGACACGGCGATCTACGCGATAGGCCTTCCATATACAAAGAAGGATTTTGCGCAGTATCCACCGATGATGCATGTCTGTCTCGAAGCGGCGCGACAGGTCGGGCTGAAGAAGTTGATCCTGATCACCAATGTCTATCCCTACGGATTGCCGCAGTCTGAAAAGGTGACCGAAGATCATCTTCGAATCCCCTGTTCAGTTAAGGGAGAGTATCGGAAACAGCAGGAGGATATCGCGCTGGCATCGCACGGGCAGAATGGGCTGTCGGTACTCTCACTGCGACTACCCGATTTCTACGGTTTCGACGCGGAGAACTCCCTGGCCTGGCAGGTCTTCAGCGCGGCAGCCAAAAGAAAGACGGCCAATGTCTTTGCACCGGTTGAGACTCCGCATCAGTTCTTCTATACCCCGGATATTGGTGCAGTCATAACCGGGTTGATCGATCAACCGGAGCTATTTGGCGTTTCTTATAATGTCGCATCAGATGAGACCATCTCCGTACACGAATTCGCGCAGAAAGTCTACGCTGAATTTGGAATGGATAAACCAAAGTATATGGCGGTCGGCAAAACCATGTTGACGGTGTTGGGGCTTTTCTCGCCGCTACTACGGGAGTTGAAAGAGATGGCTTATTTGCAGGAGCAGCCGGTCATTCTGGATGGCAGCAGATTGCGCAACGCACTCCCTGCTCTTCGATTCACATCATACTACGACGGGATCAAGGCGACTGTCGCGCAGCTACGCGCCGACACCCGTTAG